The Sphingorhabdus sp. Alg231-15 genome has a segment encoding these proteins:
- a CDS encoding ImuA family protein, whose product MKSGGNMLSEAFPATASDAGAVGFILSELRRISGAILWIQDRQSQMESGHPYLPALPGRSMIQVDLNRPVDVLWAAEEGLRCQSLGAIVAELWGDPRALTFTATKRLALRAERHKVPCWLIRRGASPDLSAARNRWRIASVPSHPHIHDSQAPGDPRWQVELFRSRTQAPGTWVASYDRAADNINFSAPFRDGALVQDDGTERRKTAR is encoded by the coding sequence GTGAAAAGTGGCGGAAACATGCTGTCGGAGGCATTTCCTGCCACGGCGTCCGATGCGGGAGCTGTCGGATTTATCTTGTCCGAATTGCGGCGCATATCCGGAGCGATTCTCTGGATTCAGGACCGCCAGTCACAAATGGAATCCGGACATCCTTATTTGCCTGCTTTGCCCGGCCGGTCGATGATTCAGGTCGACCTGAACCGTCCTGTCGATGTTCTATGGGCTGCCGAAGAAGGCTTGCGCTGCCAGTCTCTGGGCGCCATTGTCGCAGAATTGTGGGGCGATCCGCGCGCATTGACCTTCACGGCAACCAAACGGCTGGCACTCAGAGCGGAGCGTCACAAGGTTCCGTGCTGGCTGATCCGCCGGGGTGCCTCGCCCGATCTGAGCGCGGCGCGGAACAGGTGGCGCATCGCCTCTGTGCCATCGCATCCCCATATCCACGACTCGCAAGCGCCCGGCGATCCGCGCTGGCAGGTCGAGCTGTTCCGCTCACGCACGCAAGCGCCTGGCACATGGGTGGCGAGCTATGACCGGGCGGCGGATAATATCAATTTTTCTGCCCCATTTCGCGATGGAGCGCTGGTCCAGGATGATGGAACGGAGCGGAGAAAAACCGCCCGCTGA
- a CDS encoding ABC transporter permease subunit, with the protein MALTHHLNAIGHHNKQRWRGIGPAPFGVFAALVCTLPVVALIPMALTGGGSHMGHLIDTQLASYVSNSAALVVITVIGTILLGVPTAWLTTRYDFPGRKLLLVALPLSLAMPSYVSAYAWMSMTAVGGPVHDATGGLFPTVSGLLGAGFIFSISFYPYTYLLARQAFESNGTNSFEAARTLGAGPWQAFRKVTLPLARPAIMAGTALVVMETLADYGTVDFLGTPTFTVGILRSWISFGDPEAAARLALILLIVTLFIFGSERLVRRRSRVAELGGRNRPQHRVALSRPVALFVCLCCAIPVLLGLVAPGLHLLTLALETQPVRSPIDAFWGTITVASLSALVAAFLGLGAAYAARTGGWFAQASVRAAHAGYAVPGAVAALGVIVILAAMQDLLDSVSPLAAPNIAGGGLVALLFAYQARFAAAAIGPCESALVRITPSMDQAARSLGANRWAVIGRIHVPLAFSGIATAALLVFVEVMKELPATMILRPLDFETLAVSAHHYASDERLAQAALPSLMLVGLGLPIMILVSWLVSRRQAESSAP; encoded by the coding sequence TTGGCCCTGACCCATCATTTGAACGCAATCGGGCATCATAACAAGCAAAGGTGGCGCGGGATCGGTCCCGCGCCATTTGGCGTTTTTGCGGCTTTGGTCTGCACGCTGCCGGTTGTGGCGCTGATCCCGATGGCGCTGACTGGCGGTGGTTCTCATATGGGCCATCTAATCGACACCCAGCTGGCCAGCTATGTCAGCAATTCTGCTGCGCTCGTTGTGATTACCGTCATCGGCACGATCTTGCTGGGGGTGCCAACCGCCTGGCTAACGACACGTTATGATTTTCCGGGCCGCAAACTGTTGCTGGTCGCGCTGCCTCTGTCTCTGGCGATGCCAAGCTATGTTTCTGCTTATGCCTGGATGTCGATGACCGCTGTTGGCGGGCCCGTCCATGACGCCACTGGTGGATTGTTCCCGACGGTTAGTGGTCTTTTGGGCGCTGGATTTATCTTCTCCATATCCTTTTATCCCTACACATATCTGCTGGCGCGACAGGCCTTTGAGAGCAACGGCACCAACAGTTTCGAAGCCGCGCGCACATTGGGCGCAGGGCCATGGCAAGCGTTCAGGAAAGTCACTCTGCCGCTCGCTCGTCCTGCAATTATGGCAGGCACCGCGCTAGTGGTCATGGAAACGCTCGCAGATTATGGCACTGTGGATTTCCTCGGCACACCAACCTTCACGGTTGGAATTTTGCGGTCATGGATTTCCTTTGGCGACCCAGAAGCTGCTGCGCGCCTGGCGCTCATATTGCTGATTGTCACATTATTCATTTTTGGTAGCGAAAGACTGGTTCGCCGCCGGTCTCGGGTCGCAGAGCTAGGTGGCCGCAACCGTCCGCAACACCGGGTTGCACTGTCACGTCCGGTTGCACTGTTCGTCTGCCTGTGCTGCGCCATCCCGGTTCTGCTCGGTTTGGTCGCTCCGGGCTTGCATCTCCTGACCCTGGCGTTGGAAACACAGCCGGTGCGTTCCCCCATTGATGCCTTTTGGGGCACGATAACCGTCGCCTCGCTATCCGCGCTCGTCGCTGCGTTTCTCGGACTGGGCGCTGCCTACGCGGCCCGCACGGGTGGATGGTTTGCCCAAGCCTCAGTTCGCGCTGCGCATGCCGGCTATGCGGTACCCGGTGCAGTGGCGGCTCTTGGTGTAATCGTCATTCTGGCCGCTATGCAGGATTTACTCGACAGCGTTTCACCCCTTGCTGCACCAAACATTGCGGGCGGGGGGCTGGTCGCATTGCTGTTCGCCTATCAGGCGCGATTTGCGGCTGCGGCTATAGGACCTTGCGAAAGTGCGCTGGTCCGGATTACGCCTAGCATGGATCAGGCGGCTCGCTCGCTTGGCGCCAATCGCTGGGCAGTCATCGGGCGCATCCATGTTCCGCTTGCTTTCAGCGGCATTGCAACAGCAGCATTACTCGTGTTTGTGGAAGTCATGAAGGAATTGCCCGCGACAATGATATTGCGACCGTTGGATTTTGAGACACTTGCGGTGAGTGCGCATCACTATGCGTCTGATGAGCGGCTGGCACAGGCAGCCTTGCCGTCCCTGATGCTGGTCGGATTGGGCCTGCCGATCATGATCTTGGTGAGTTGGCTGGTGTCGCGGCGGCAAGCAGAAAGCAGCGCACCATGA
- a CDS encoding ATP-binding cassette domain-containing protein: MTDVVMKARALTKSWRGRRVLDSVDMDLKRGTITAVLGPSGAGKSTLLRVFAGLEDVDAGIVTSPDQKLTEGQVIIPPEQRSVGLVFQDFSLFPHLTALDNVMFGLRSGTAATRRETAMDRLAAVQMDDKAKAYPHTLSGGEQQRVALARALAPEPEIVLLDEAFSGLDSRLRADLRDMAVRELKKSGAAVLVVTHDAEEALFMADELALMVDGAVIQSGKPSEVYLKPQSLTGARLLGEVNEWSGPVAEGVLHTPFGAVKADGFADGTDATLLVRPEGVVLEQKPDGPFAIVQSHPLGATNAVRVRASSGECWEARAPASSPLDPAKAVTVTLDPVLTTIVQAE; encoded by the coding sequence ATGACCGATGTTGTAATGAAGGCGCGTGCGCTGACAAAATCCTGGCGGGGTCGGCGCGTACTCGATTCTGTCGACATGGATCTCAAGCGCGGGACGATTACGGCGGTCCTCGGTCCGTCGGGAGCAGGCAAGTCAACATTGCTGCGCGTTTTTGCCGGCCTTGAGGACGTCGATGCCGGTATCGTGACAAGTCCGGACCAAAAGCTGACCGAAGGCCAGGTGATCATTCCACCAGAGCAGCGTAGTGTCGGACTGGTATTTCAGGATTTCTCGCTTTTTCCGCATTTGACGGCGCTTGATAATGTCATGTTCGGCTTGCGTAGCGGCACGGCCGCGACGCGCCGCGAAACAGCAATGGACCGGCTGGCAGCGGTACAGATGGATGACAAGGCCAAGGCTTATCCGCACACATTGTCTGGCGGCGAGCAACAGCGGGTAGCGTTGGCCCGCGCGCTCGCTCCCGAGCCAGAGATCGTGCTTCTTGATGAGGCTTTTTCTGGTCTTGATTCCCGGCTGCGCGCGGATTTGCGCGACATGGCGGTGCGCGAACTGAAGAAATCCGGGGCTGCGGTTCTGGTGGTTACTCATGATGCGGAAGAAGCGCTTTTCATGGCGGATGAGCTGGCCTTGATGGTCGACGGCGCTGTGATCCAGTCTGGCAAACCTTCAGAAGTCTATCTGAAGCCGCAGTCGTTGACCGGTGCGCGCTTGCTTGGTGAAGTGAATGAATGGTCAGGCCCGGTTGCGGAGGGTGTTCTTCACACGCCATTTGGCGCGGTAAAGGCGGATGGATTTGCCGATGGTACGGATGCAACGCTTTTGGTGCGACCCGAGGGCGTGGTCTTGGAACAAAAGCCAGACGGACCTTTTGCGATTGTGCAGTCCCATCCACTGGGTGCGACCAATGCGGTCAGGGTCAGGGCATCATCCGGCGAATGCTGGGAGGCAAGAGCGCCCGCTTCTTCGCCTTTGGACCCCGCAAAAGCAGTGACCGTTACGCTGGACCCGGTGCTGACAACCATTGTGCAGGCGGAATAG
- the nth gene encoding endonuclease III, with protein MKKDDIFEFYSRLAADNPSPETELNFGNVYQLVVAVALSAQSTDIGVNKATRLLFQQVKTPQQMVDLGLDGLKEHIKTIGLYNTKAKNVIALSELLISDYDGDVPADRDELTKLPGVGRKTANVVMNCAFGAETFAVDTHIFRVGNRTGLAPGKTVLAVEKKLEKQTPGPFRVHAHHWLILHGRYICKARKPECWRCPVADLCRFKKKTPAP; from the coding sequence ATGAAAAAGGACGATATTTTCGAATTTTATTCGCGGCTGGCAGCCGACAATCCATCGCCCGAAACAGAATTGAATTTCGGCAATGTCTATCAGCTGGTTGTTGCCGTAGCGCTGTCCGCCCAATCCACCGATATTGGCGTGAACAAGGCGACACGGCTGCTTTTCCAGCAAGTTAAAACGCCGCAACAGATGGTCGATCTCGGCCTTGATGGCCTGAAAGAGCATATCAAGACTATCGGGCTTTATAATACCAAGGCAAAGAACGTCATCGCTCTGTCTGAATTGCTGATCTCCGATTATGATGGAGATGTTCCCGCGGATCGCGATGAGCTGACCAAGCTGCCTGGTGTGGGCAGAAAGACCGCGAATGTTGTTATGAATTGCGCCTTTGGAGCGGAAACCTTTGCCGTCGATACACATATTTTCCGGGTCGGAAACCGCACCGGACTGGCACCGGGAAAAACCGTATTGGCGGTCGAGAAAAAGCTCGAGAAACAAACACCCGGCCCGTTTCGTGTCCACGCCCATCACTGGTTGATCCTGCACGGCCGCTATATCTGCAAGGCGCGCAAACCGGAATGCTGGCGCTGTCCGGTCGCCGACCTGTGCCGGTTCAAAAAGAAAACACCTGCTCCCTGA
- a CDS encoding extracellular solute-binding protein, with protein MRFGIFGLIIAALTLSACDGGPSSDGAGSGDDEGKMLIVFSSRHYDSDYALYKAFEEETGIEVRTIEADGDLLVERLKADGERSPADVIVTVDAGRLWRAEQEALFAPLESENLNETVPAAMRHPDGLWYGLAKRARVIVYAKDRVNADQLTGYETLADPAFKGKVCARSSGNIYNISLLAALVDRWGTEKAQSWASGVASNFARDPLGGDTDQIKAVAAGECDIALVNHYYFARLMNDDDDKKIVENLAVYWPNSEAGVHVNVSGAGVAKHAPNPDLARRFIEFAMTPKAQRFFAELTNEYPAVPSVEYENAALETLGEFEEDPISLSKLGENQAEAQRLFDRAGWP; from the coding sequence ATGCGATTTGGTATCTTCGGTTTGATTATTGCGGCACTGACCCTGTCCGCATGCGATGGCGGACCGTCTAGCGATGGCGCTGGGTCCGGTGACGATGAAGGAAAAATGCTGATCGTTTTTTCTTCGCGTCATTACGATTCTGATTATGCTTTGTACAAAGCCTTTGAAGAAGAGACCGGCATTGAAGTCCGCACAATTGAAGCCGACGGCGATTTGCTTGTCGAGCGTCTCAAGGCAGATGGCGAGCGCAGCCCGGCTGACGTGATTGTCACGGTCGATGCAGGCCGGCTCTGGCGAGCAGAGCAGGAAGCGCTTTTCGCGCCCCTAGAGTCAGAGAACCTCAATGAAACGGTTCCGGCCGCGATGCGTCATCCTGATGGCTTGTGGTATGGATTGGCCAAACGTGCCCGCGTCATTGTCTATGCCAAGGACCGGGTTAATGCGGATCAGCTCACCGGTTACGAAACGCTCGCCGACCCTGCTTTCAAAGGCAAGGTCTGCGCCCGTTCTTCCGGTAACATCTACAACATCTCCTTGCTTGCAGCGCTTGTCGATCGCTGGGGAACCGAAAAGGCTCAGTCCTGGGCGAGCGGCGTGGCGAGCAATTTTGCCCGTGATCCGCTGGGCGGCGATACTGATCAGATCAAGGCTGTGGCCGCTGGCGAATGTGACATTGCCCTGGTGAATCACTATTATTTTGCGCGCCTGATGAACGATGATGACGACAAGAAAATCGTCGAGAATCTTGCCGTATACTGGCCGAACAGTGAAGCGGGTGTCCATGTCAACGTATCGGGAGCTGGCGTCGCGAAACACGCGCCCAACCCCGACCTGGCCCGGCGCTTCATTGAATTTGCAATGACCCCGAAAGCGCAGCGCTTTTTTGCCGAACTGACCAACGAATATCCGGCGGTTCCATCGGTTGAATATGAAAATGCCGCGCTCGAAACACTGGGTGAATTTGAAGAAGATCCGATCAGCCTGTCAAAGCTGGGTGAGAATCAGGCGGAAGCACAACGGTTGTTTGACCGAGCCGGTTGGCCCTGA
- a CDS encoding error-prone DNA polymerase translates to MPEMDNQRPRRTLDAEGLTRNAAAPYVELGVTTCFSFLRGASDAVDLVSTAWQQGYDALGVADLNSMAGVVRLHAEALKAHIRPVIGCRLRLIGGEEFLAYPRDREAYGHLCMLLSKGKMHNAEGEWQAKGACDISLDDLVAHAENVQLIAIPGDNMEYFAAGLPDLVRVLPSLRHIAVSYLYRSNDRARINFLDRVAQDNGLSILATNDVHYHAPDRRPLQDILTCILHKTTITQAGFMLDANAERHLKSPDQMVTLFAEWPHAIRATRDVADACTFDLRQLSYEYPQETIPAGRTPQEYLTELTWKGVKDRYPDGTPHKVQMTLEKELALIEKLDIAQYFLTIHDIIQFARHEVSPPILCQGRGSAANSAVCYVLGITAVDPSKNDLLFERFISEERVEPPDIDVDFEHERREEVIQHIYEKYGRDRAGLCATVIHYRPRMAVREVGKVMGLSPDVTTALAKTIWGSWGREVGTKEAIEAGLDLRDPLIARTIKLADQMIGMPRHLSQHVGGFILTETPLTRTIPIGNGAMKDRSFIEWDKDDIDELRILKVDVLALGMLTCIRKAFDLIAAHHGKRFDLATVPQDDIAVYDMLCKGDSVGTFQVESRAQMNMLPRLKPREFYDLVIQVAIVRPGPIQGDMVHPFLRRRTGKESIIYPSPGPQYDPDELKNILHRTLGVPIFQEQAMKIAIDAAKFSPAEANELRKAMATFRSRGTIETLQDKMVGRMVERGYDPEFSQRCFDQIKGFGEYGFPESHAASFALLVYISSWIKCHYPDVFCTALLNSQPMGFYAPAQIVRDAKEHGVAVRPPDVNYSDWDNSLEPVTPGIFAVRLGLRQVDGIAMTVAKRIVQPRHTPFTDMQDVKTRAHVDSGSMRKLAAADAFRSIGLDRRQALWNSRALRDAPDLPLFNNQRDEGPDIDFTLPQMPLCEHVVADYQTLRLSLKAHPMAFLRRSMSRQGYTSCDDLKHMRNGQRVSLAGLVLIRQRPGSAKGVCFITLEDETGVANLVIWPNVMEEYRKAIMQSRLIDIRGIIQRDSDVIHVVSDHLTDRSDALQRLSNDIMDVPLARADEVRKPLPHSVHRHPRDVRIIPKSRDFH, encoded by the coding sequence ATGCCCGAGATGGACAACCAACGTCCAAGGCGCACCTTGGATGCAGAAGGCCTGACGCGAAACGCCGCTGCGCCTTATGTCGAGCTGGGCGTAACGACATGCTTTTCATTTCTGCGGGGAGCGTCTGATGCTGTCGATCTTGTCTCGACAGCATGGCAGCAGGGCTATGATGCTCTTGGCGTTGCTGATCTCAACAGCATGGCGGGCGTCGTAAGGCTTCATGCAGAAGCGCTGAAAGCACATATACGCCCTGTCATCGGATGCCGCCTGCGGCTCATCGGCGGTGAAGAGTTTCTGGCCTACCCTCGTGACAGAGAGGCTTACGGACACCTGTGCATGCTCCTGTCCAAAGGCAAGATGCACAATGCGGAAGGAGAATGGCAGGCAAAAGGCGCCTGCGACATCTCACTGGATGATCTGGTCGCTCATGCAGAAAATGTGCAACTCATTGCGATACCGGGCGACAATATGGAATATTTTGCTGCCGGCTTGCCCGATCTGGTCCGCGTTTTACCGAGCCTGCGTCACATCGCAGTCAGCTATCTCTACCGCAGCAATGATCGCGCAAGGATCAACTTTCTGGACCGTGTGGCGCAAGATAATGGCCTATCCATTCTTGCGACCAATGATGTCCATTATCATGCCCCTGACCGCCGGCCTTTACAGGATATCCTGACATGTATTCTGCATAAAACCACAATCACCCAGGCTGGATTCATGCTTGATGCCAACGCAGAGCGGCATTTGAAATCACCGGACCAGATGGTGACTCTGTTTGCCGAATGGCCGCATGCCATCCGCGCGACCCGCGATGTGGCAGATGCCTGCACCTTCGATCTGCGGCAGCTGTCCTACGAATATCCGCAAGAAACAATCCCGGCAGGGCGCACACCACAGGAATATCTGACTGAGTTGACCTGGAAAGGGGTCAAAGACCGCTATCCGGACGGGACACCGCACAAGGTACAGATGACTCTGGAAAAAGAACTCGCACTGATCGAGAAACTCGACATCGCGCAATATTTCCTGACCATCCATGACATCATCCAATTTGCCCGTCATGAAGTGAGCCCACCCATATTGTGTCAGGGACGCGGGTCTGCGGCAAATTCGGCCGTGTGCTATGTCTTGGGGATCACTGCCGTTGATCCCAGCAAAAATGATCTGCTTTTCGAACGTTTCATCAGCGAAGAACGTGTCGAACCACCTGATATAGACGTCGATTTCGAACATGAACGCCGCGAAGAGGTCATTCAGCATATCTATGAAAAATACGGTCGCGACCGCGCCGGCCTTTGCGCAACGGTTATCCACTACCGCCCCCGCATGGCCGTGCGTGAAGTTGGCAAGGTCATGGGTCTGTCGCCGGATGTCACAACGGCATTGGCCAAAACCATCTGGGGCAGTTGGGGCCGTGAGGTCGGGACAAAGGAGGCGATTGAGGCCGGACTGGATCTGCGCGATCCATTAATCGCCCGCACGATCAAACTGGCCGACCAGATGATCGGGATGCCGCGCCATCTCTCACAGCATGTCGGTGGTTTCATTTTGACGGAGACCCCGCTGACGCGCACGATCCCCATCGGCAATGGTGCGATGAAGGACCGCAGTTTCATCGAATGGGACAAGGACGATATTGATGAGCTGCGTATCCTCAAAGTCGATGTCCTGGCACTGGGGATGCTGACCTGTATCCGCAAGGCGTTTGACCTGATCGCAGCCCATCATGGCAAACGATTTGACCTGGCTACCGTTCCGCAAGATGACATCGCCGTTTATGATATGCTGTGTAAAGGGGACAGTGTCGGGACATTCCAGGTCGAAAGCCGGGCCCAGATGAACATGCTTCCACGCCTGAAACCAAGGGAATTTTACGATCTGGTCATTCAGGTCGCGATTGTCAGACCGGGGCCAATTCAAGGCGATATGGTCCATCCATTTCTGCGCAGACGTACAGGGAAAGAAAGCATCATATACCCGTCCCCCGGCCCCCAATATGATCCTGATGAGTTGAAGAATATCCTCCACCGGACCTTGGGCGTGCCGATATTTCAGGAACAGGCAATGAAAATCGCCATTGATGCCGCCAAGTTCAGTCCGGCTGAAGCGAACGAGCTGCGTAAGGCGATGGCGACATTTCGATCGCGCGGGACAATTGAAACGCTGCAGGACAAAATGGTCGGACGGATGGTCGAGCGCGGCTATGATCCCGAATTCTCCCAGCGATGCTTCGATCAAATCAAAGGATTTGGGGAATATGGATTTCCCGAAAGCCATGCCGCCAGCTTTGCGCTGCTGGTCTATATTTCGAGCTGGATCAAATGCCATTACCCGGATGTTTTCTGCACCGCATTGCTGAACTCCCAGCCTATGGGTTTTTATGCACCAGCACAGATTGTCCGCGATGCCAAAGAACATGGTGTCGCAGTGCGCCCGCCAGACGTAAATTATAGCGATTGGGACAATAGTCTGGAGCCGGTTACGCCGGGCATATTTGCCGTCCGCCTTGGGTTACGACAGGTAGACGGCATAGCCATGACCGTCGCGAAGCGCATCGTACAGCCTCGCCACACTCCCTTTACGGACATGCAGGACGTCAAGACCCGTGCGCATGTGGACAGCGGGAGCATGCGCAAGCTGGCCGCGGCTGATGCGTTTCGGTCGATCGGACTGGATCGCCGCCAGGCACTTTGGAACAGCCGGGCATTGCGCGATGCACCTGATTTGCCGCTGTTCAATAATCAACGCGACGAAGGTCCGGATATTGATTTCACTTTGCCCCAGATGCCCCTGTGCGAACATGTTGTCGCCGACTACCAGACCCTGCGCTTGTCGCTTAAAGCCCATCCGATGGCCTTTTTACGACGAAGCATGTCACGCCAGGGCTATACCAGCTGCGATGATCTCAAACATATGCGTAACGGACAACGCGTATCGCTTGCTGGCCTCGTCTTGATCCGGCAGCGCCCGGGCAGTGCCAAGGGCGTGTGTTTCATCACATTGGAAGATGAAACCGGTGTCGCCAATCTGGTGATCTGGCCGAATGTGATGGAGGAATATCGCAAAGCCATCATGCAGTCGCGGTTGATAGACATACGCGGCATCATCCAGCGCGACTCCGATGTCATCCATGTTGTGTCAGATCATCTGACGGACCGGAGTGATGCACTGCAAAGACTGTCCAATGATATCATGGATGTGCCGCTGGCCCGTGCAGATGAAGTACGCAAGCCCCTGCCCCATAGTGTTCATCGCCACCCCAGAGACGTCCGCATCATTCCCAAATCACGGGATTTTCACTAG
- a CDS encoding Y-family DNA polymerase — MMERSGEKPPADAATILAAEAQHGAIIYATNQAARLANIAEGAKLVDVKAVCSDLRVEYADIAGDILALKRLMLWARRWCPWTVVDGKDGLILETTGADHLWGGEAQMLDEIEARLSLLGMTTRLAIAPTWGAAWALARYGQVKTICPKDEISEMLAPLPVSGLRLDAETLILLHRLGLKTIGALAKVPRLSLTRRFVRATLDGNPLLRLDQAMGHLAEPVASVEALPKVKAQVRLADPIQDPTHHLPGLCVDLCVQLTRRDLGCRRLHLTVYRTDGEISTIAAATSAPTRDARHLQRLFDDKLERINPGFGFDLITLEASVVEPVACVQNQLDGKAEDDLALPHLIDRLTAKFGPHAVRRPVLHESHIPERAEIRTAALHDEPLSRTSLVAEERPIRLLSLPEEVRVVYAVPEGPPAQFIWRRQTHKVVRHTGPERIAPEWWTDRAGTRLRDYYKIEDQSGKRLWLYREGLHDDGRGGDPRWFVHGMFA; from the coding sequence ATGATGGAACGGAGCGGAGAAAAACCGCCCGCTGATGCCGCGACCATTTTGGCCGCCGAAGCCCAGCATGGCGCCATCATCTATGCTACAAACCAGGCGGCACGACTTGCGAACATAGCCGAAGGTGCCAAGCTTGTTGACGTCAAGGCGGTCTGCTCTGACCTGCGTGTTGAATATGCCGATATTGCAGGGGATATACTGGCACTGAAACGGCTGATGCTCTGGGCCCGTCGCTGGTGCCCGTGGACTGTCGTGGATGGCAAGGATGGTCTTATTCTGGAAACCACCGGCGCGGATCATCTTTGGGGCGGCGAAGCGCAGATGCTGGACGAGATCGAGGCCCGCCTGTCTTTGCTGGGAATGACAACGCGGCTTGCCATAGCACCGACATGGGGAGCGGCATGGGCTTTGGCCCGATATGGTCAAGTGAAGACGATCTGTCCGAAAGACGAAATATCAGAGATGCTGGCGCCTTTGCCGGTGAGTGGTTTGCGCCTTGATGCCGAGACACTGATCTTGCTGCACCGCCTTGGGCTCAAGACGATCGGGGCCTTGGCAAAGGTACCGCGCCTTTCCCTTACACGGCGATTTGTACGGGCCACACTGGATGGCAATCCGTTGCTCCGCCTCGATCAGGCCATGGGGCATCTTGCGGAACCCGTGGCCAGTGTGGAAGCCCTGCCGAAGGTCAAGGCGCAAGTGCGTCTGGCAGACCCTATCCAGGATCCAACCCACCATTTGCCCGGCCTATGCGTCGATTTATGTGTACAGCTGACGCGCCGGGATCTTGGCTGTCGCCGCTTGCATCTGACGGTATACCGGACGGACGGCGAGATCAGCACCATTGCCGCAGCCACATCTGCACCGACCCGTGATGCCCGGCATTTGCAGCGGCTTTTTGATGACAAGCTTGAACGGATAAATCCTGGCTTTGGCTTTGATCTCATCACCTTGGAAGCCAGCGTAGTGGAACCCGTTGCGTGCGTGCAGAATCAATTGGACGGAAAGGCCGAGGATGACCTTGCCTTGCCGCACCTGATTGATCGTCTCACTGCGAAATTTGGCCCCCATGCTGTCAGGCGGCCGGTCCTGCACGAAAGTCACATCCCGGAACGTGCAGAAATCAGAACAGCCGCGCTGCATGATGAACCATTGTCCAGAACCTCTCTCGTCGCTGAAGAGCGCCCCATCCGGCTGCTGTCACTGCCAGAGGAGGTGCGGGTGGTCTATGCTGTGCCGGAAGGTCCGCCCGCACAGTTTATATGGCGCAGACAGACCCATAAAGTTGTCCGCCATACAGGCCCCGAACGGATTGCCCCGGAATGGTGGACAGACCGCGCGGGCACACGGTTGCGTGATTATTACAAGATCGAGGACCAGTCCGGCAAACGTCTGTGGCTCTATCGCGAAGGACTGCATGATGATGGACGCGGTGGCGATCCGCGCTGGTTCGTGCACGGGATGTTTGCCTGA
- a CDS encoding DUF6607 family protein — translation MKLRYYAGLLAFAITPTQAWAMQPGSSETIPIKKAAFEKDRADILAMAGNYKVRFDMQETTAWQKGYEPLDRKISGGNEVVKVIEDTGTKIILQHLLVVDMGDGKDFIVKHWRQDWEYEPEKILVYSDRNRWKLQPVPTDQRAGKWSQTVYQVDDSPRYAGLGAWETEAGVRRWSSNWTWRPLARRDAVRNTVYDRYFAINRHSPKPGGWIHFQDNTKMGLVDGKLQPIVQEYVLNSYTKFDDYNVKAADDYWAKTKDYWTAVRASWDQAFASHRGVTVEEEAQTGTVISGELLSMGTKIADGEMDTKSATEKARSLIVNATKPGAVRTAQK, via the coding sequence ATGAAACTTAGATATTATGCAGGTCTTTTGGCCTTCGCCATCACGCCAACCCAAGCATGGGCAATGCAGCCCGGTTCCAGTGAGACAATACCGATCAAAAAGGCTGCTTTTGAGAAAGACCGCGCCGATATTCTTGCCATGGCCGGGAATTACAAAGTGCGGTTCGATATGCAGGAAACCACCGCCTGGCAAAAAGGCTATGAACCGCTCGATCGCAAGATATCGGGTGGCAATGAAGTGGTGAAGGTAATCGAAGATACAGGTACAAAAATCATTCTTCAGCATTTGCTGGTCGTCGATATGGGTGACGGCAAGGACTTTATCGTCAAGCATTGGCGCCAGGACTGGGAATATGAACCGGAAAAGATACTGGTCTACTCCGATCGCAACCGCTGGAAACTGCAACCGGTGCCGACGGACCAGCGGGCCGGTAAATGGTCGCAGACCGTCTATCAGGTCGACGACAGTCCACGCTATGCCGGACTTGGCGCCTGGGAGACCGAAGCTGGCGTCAGGCGGTGGAGTTCCAACTGGACGTGGCGTCCGCTGGCCCGGCGCGATGCGGTGCGGAATACGGTCTATGACCGCTATTTTGCGATCAACCGCCATTCCCCGAAACCCGGCGGTTGGATCCACTTTCAGGATAACACGAAAATGGGACTGGTTGATGGCAAGCTCCAACCCATTGTTCAGGAATATGTGCTCAATAGCTACACCAAATTTGACGATTATAACGTCAAGGCAGCCGATGATTACTGGGCCAAGACCAAGGATTACTGGACGGCGGTACGCGCCTCATGGGATCAGGCCTTTGCTTCTCATCGCGGCGTGACAGTCGAAGAAGAAGCGCAGACTGGTACGGTTATCAGCGGCGAATTGCTCAGCATGGGGACGAAAATTGCGGATGGCGAGATGGATACGAAAAGCGCCACCGAGAAAGCCCGCAGCCTGATTGTCAATGCAACGAAGCCCGGTGCGGTGAGAACCGCGCAAAAATGA